From the genome of Desulfofundulus luciae:
GTGGGCATGCTGACCAGTGCCCTGCATCGCCTGGAACCGGGCAGCAAGGTGGGTATCCGCGGTCCTTACGGCAACCACTTTCCGTACGAGGTAATGAAGGGCAAGGATCTTTTGTTCATTGGCGGTGGTATTGGCCTGGCTCCCCTGAGAGCACTAATTGATTTCGTGCTGGCCGAGGAAAACAGGGGAGACTACGGAAAGATAGATATTATCTACGGTGCCCGGTCTATGGACGACCTTTGTTTTAAATACGACATCCTGGATCGCTGGCCCCAAATGCCGGGCACTACCGTCTACACCACCATTGACCGGGCCGAGCCGGGCTGGGAGGGGCATGTAGGGTTTGTCCCGGCCTACCTTGAGGAAATCAATCCCTCCCCGGAAAACAAGTATGCCATTACCTGTGGCCCGCCCATCATGATCAAGTTCGTGCTGCAGGCCCTGGAAAAGATGGGTTTTTCCGACGACCAGGTGATCACAACCCTGGAACTGAAGATGAAGTGCGGCATTGGCAAATGCGGCCGTTGCAACATCGGCAGCAAGTACGTGTGCCTGGACGGGCCCGTATTTTACTTGAGCCAGCTAAAACAGTTGCCGCCGGAATTTTAACATGCGCTTAAGGTCCCAGCCTCTGAACAGCCAACGAAGTGGCCTCTTGAAATCGGGCAGC
Proteins encoded in this window:
- a CDS encoding FAD/NAD(P)-binding protein — encoded protein: MTKCHCRNPLKPYPATIVKIIDETPDVKTFQMVFDDPAVMESFRQKPGQVAQLSVFGVGEATISITSSPTRKGILEFSVKKVGMLTSALHRLEPGSKVGIRGPYGNHFPYEVMKGKDLLFIGGGIGLAPLRALIDFVLAEENRGDYGKIDIIYGARSMDDLCFKYDILDRWPQMPGTTVYTTIDRAEPGWEGHVGFVPAYLEEINPSPENKYAITCGPPIMIKFVLQALEKMGFSDDQVITTLELKMKCGIGKCGRCNIGSKYVCLDGPVFYLSQLKQLPPEF